In a single window of the Nicotiana tomentosiformis chromosome 8, ASM39032v3, whole genome shotgun sequence genome:
- the LOC138897149 gene encoding uncharacterized mitochondrial protein AtMg00240-like: MSSPLDPSTKLKASEGSLLTDPTQYRKLVGKLNFLTNTRLDIAYSIQHLSQCMQSPRDSHLKVAMHVLRYLKGDPGLGIFLSNSADYRLRAFCDSDWAVCPETRKSVSGYIVLLRDSPIS, translated from the coding sequence ATGTCCTCTCCACTTGATCCTTCAACAAAGTTAAAGGCATCTGAGGGCAGCTTACTCACAGATCCCACTCAATACAGGAAACTAGTGGGGAAACTAAACTTTCTCACTAACACACGACTTGATATTGCTTATAGTATTCAACATCTCAGTCAATGCATGCAGAGTCCTCGAGATTCTCATCTCAAAGTAGCTATGCATGTGCTCAGATACTTGAAAGGTGATCCTGGTCTGGGGATCTTCCTATCAAACAGTGCAGACTATAGATTGAGAGCTTTTTGCGATTCAGATTGGGCAGTTTGCCCTGAGACTAGGAAGTCAGTTAGTGGTTACATTGTATTGCTTAGGGACAGTCCAATTAGTTGA